One region of Aurantimonas sp. HBX-1 genomic DNA includes:
- a CDS encoding TIGR02301 family protein, translating to MRVRPLIPVIVLAAVALGPVATATAQTAAPAETPAAGAEAPASEETAAVMPSDAPYMRPMGRLAAILGSMHFLRRLCGDAEADLWRDKMQELITAQAPNEADRRRLVASFNSGFRSFESTYRHCTPAAQLAVSRYQSEGAALAREIGVRYGN from the coding sequence ATGCGTGTTCGGCCCCTCATCCCGGTGATCGTCCTGGCGGCTGTGGCCTTGGGTCCGGTCGCTACGGCGACGGCGCAGACCGCGGCGCCGGCCGAGACGCCGGCCGCGGGCGCCGAGGCGCCAGCCAGCGAGGAGACGGCGGCGGTGATGCCGAGCGATGCGCCCTACATGCGGCCGATGGGCCGCCTCGCGGCGATCCTCGGCTCGATGCACTTCCTGCGCCGGCTGTGCGGGGACGCCGAGGCGGACCTCTGGCGGGACAAGATGCAGGAGCTGATAACCGCCCAGGCCCCCAACGAGGCCGACCGGCGGCGACTGGTGGCGAGCTTCAACAGCGGCTTCCGGTCGTTCGAATCGACCTACCGGCACTGCACGCCGGCGGCGCAGCTGGCCGTCAGCCGCTACCAGAGCGAGGGCGCCGCGCTGGCACGCGAGATCGGCGTCAGGTACGGGAATTAA
- a CDS encoding MFS transporter has product MAAEDAAGRRGLGTVLTILFAAASGALAANLYYAQPLVALIGADTGLPISAESSLVTLAQIGYAVGLVLLVPLGDVLENRRLILATMAANVVALAGLAFAPNLALLFTAMLAVGVTSTAAQMIVPLAANLAPAEERGAVVGNVMSGLLLGILLARPLSSFLAEFVGWRGVFGLSAGVIAALGLAALLLLPERRPEGTRGYGALIASLGRLFVSQPVLRRRALYHAAMFAAFSLFWTATPILLLREPYGFSPGGVALFALAGVLGVFAAPVAGRLADRGHTRVGTAVAIGIAVLAFVLALFGETSLAALVAAGILIDLGVQANLVLGQREIYQLDDTIRSRLNAVYMTTFFLGGALGSALTSPVLETFGWQGVCLIGIAMPAAALVYFLLVDRPS; this is encoded by the coding sequence ATGGCTGCCGAGGATGCCGCCGGCCGGCGCGGCCTCGGCACGGTGCTGACCATCCTGTTCGCCGCCGCCTCCGGCGCGCTTGCGGCCAATCTCTATTATGCCCAGCCGCTGGTCGCGCTGATCGGCGCCGATACCGGTCTTCCGATCAGCGCCGAGAGTTCCCTCGTGACGCTGGCGCAGATCGGCTACGCGGTCGGGCTGGTGCTGCTGGTGCCGCTCGGCGACGTGCTCGAGAACCGCCGGCTGATCCTCGCCACCATGGCGGCCAATGTCGTGGCGCTGGCGGGCCTCGCCTTCGCGCCGAACCTGGCGCTGCTGTTCACCGCGATGCTGGCCGTCGGCGTCACCTCGACCGCGGCGCAGATGATCGTGCCGCTCGCCGCCAACCTGGCGCCGGCCGAAGAGCGCGGCGCCGTCGTCGGCAACGTGATGAGCGGGCTCCTGCTCGGCATCCTGCTCGCCCGGCCACTGTCGAGCTTCCTCGCTGAATTCGTCGGCTGGCGCGGCGTCTTCGGCCTGTCGGCCGGCGTGATCGCGGCGCTCGGCCTCGCCGCGCTGCTGCTCCTGCCCGAGCGCCGGCCGGAGGGGACGCGCGGTTACGGCGCGCTGATCGCCTCGCTCGGCCGGCTCTTCGTCAGCCAGCCGGTGCTGCGGCGCCGGGCGCTCTATCACGCCGCGATGTTCGCGGCCTTCTCGCTGTTCTGGACGGCGACGCCGATCCTGCTGCTGCGCGAGCCCTACGGCTTCAGCCCGGGCGGGGTGGCGCTGTTCGCCCTCGCCGGGGTGCTCGGCGTGTTCGCCGCACCGGTCGCCGGCCGGCTCGCCGATCGCGGGCATACCCGCGTCGGCACCGCGGTTGCCATCGGCATCGCGGTGCTGGCCTTCGTGCTGGCGCTGTTCGGCGAGACCTCGCTCGCCGCCCTGGTCGCCGCCGGCATCCTGATCGACCTCGGCGTGCAGGCCAACCTGGTTCTCGGCCAGCGGGAGATCTACCAGCTCGACGACACGATCCGCAGCCGGCTCAACGCCGTCTACATGACGACGTTCTTCCTCGGCGGGGCGCTCGGCTCGGCGCTGACCAGCCCGGTGCTGGAGACCTTCGGCTGGCAGGGCGTCTGCCTGATCGGCATCGCCATGCCGGCGGCGGCGCTGGTGTATTTCCTTCTCGTCGACCGCCCGAGCTGA
- a CDS encoding SCO family protein: MNTTTMIRTGLWAMAALIAGVMAAVFFIASTGSGSPTAGEGPYGSSFQLVDQNGAPVTEADLRGTPAAVFFGFTHCPDVCPTTLYELSGYQKQIAAEGGELKVVFVTVDPERDTPPVMKDYVAAVSPDITALTGSPENVAAMLKGWGVYSRKVGEGADYTMDHTATTFLLDADGALAGTLAYGEDPETAKAKLERLTGV; the protein is encoded by the coding sequence ATGAACACGACCACCATGATCCGCACCGGCCTCTGGGCGATGGCGGCGCTGATCGCCGGCGTCATGGCCGCGGTCTTCTTCATCGCCTCGACCGGCTCGGGGTCTCCGACAGCCGGCGAGGGTCCCTACGGCTCGTCCTTCCAGCTCGTCGACCAGAACGGCGCGCCGGTCACCGAGGCGGACCTCCGCGGCACGCCGGCCGCGGTGTTCTTCGGCTTCACCCACTGTCCGGATGTCTGCCCCACGACGCTCTACGAGCTCTCCGGCTACCAGAAGCAGATCGCCGCCGAAGGCGGTGAGCTGAAGGTGGTGTTCGTCACCGTCGATCCGGAGCGCGACACGCCGCCGGTCATGAAGGACTACGTCGCGGCGGTCTCGCCGGACATCACCGCGCTCACCGGCTCTCCCGAGAATGTCGCGGCGATGCTGAAGGGCTGGGGGGTCTATTCGCGCAAGGTGGGCGAGGGGGCGGACTACACGATGGACCACACCGCGACGACCTTCCTGCTCGATGCCGACGGCGCGCTGGCCGGCACGCTCGCCTATGGCGAAGACCCGGAAACGGCGAAGGCCAAGCTGGAACGGCTCACCGGCGTCTGA
- a CDS encoding sodium:proton antiporter, giving the protein MHDLALQLAIIGVAGITAQWIAWRLQIPAIVLLLAVGLVFGPLTGFMNPRADFGELYTPLVSTAVAIILFEGGLTLNFREIRETSTAVRRIVTLAGPTIWLLTALAAHFIGELSWPTAIILGGLLVITGPTVIMPLLRHAKLKNRPASILRWEAIVNDPIGALFAVIAFEVYLVLHTGHQAENLVFTVLFALVIAIPGGIAAGRFLAWMFARGEAPEYLKAPILLAAVVGMNSLTNLVLEEGGLLTVTVMGITMANARIASLSELRRFKETITILLVSGLFIILTASLQPEIIASLEWRVLGFLAAVLFVIRPLAVFVATIGAGLSWRERVLVGWIAPRGIVATAVAGLFGSTLADLGVVDGDRMIAYVFAVVAVTILLHGFTLGPLSRLLDLRSADRPGVLIVGASRFTIALARRLKAQDVPVLIADANWSRISQARLAEIEAWYGEVLSEAAHHNLNLSRFDYLLAATDNDAYNALVCTDFGPEMGRSDVFQIGKLAESDRRAMNFTIGGQPLFKPAKDFAELRDLMVDGWNFQATRLTDEFGYERFVETRAEGTHVMLWIRASGVLVFAAGEGSGTPGEGDTIISFGPRRADREQEKIVKATTTDRQTRADKARQTEEAVKPGEVAG; this is encoded by the coding sequence ATGCACGATCTAGCCCTACAGCTCGCGATCATCGGCGTTGCCGGAATCACCGCGCAATGGATCGCCTGGCGCCTGCAGATTCCGGCCATCGTGCTGCTGCTGGCGGTCGGGCTGGTATTCGGACCGCTGACCGGCTTCATGAATCCGCGCGCCGACTTCGGCGAGCTCTACACCCCGCTGGTCTCGACGGCGGTGGCGATCATCCTGTTCGAGGGCGGGCTGACGCTGAACTTCCGCGAGATTCGCGAGACGTCGACGGCGGTACGCCGCATCGTCACGCTGGCGGGGCCGACGATCTGGCTGCTGACCGCGCTGGCGGCGCATTTCATCGGCGAGCTGAGCTGGCCGACGGCGATCATCCTCGGCGGCCTGCTGGTGATCACCGGACCGACGGTGATCATGCCGCTGCTGCGGCACGCCAAGCTGAAGAACCGGCCGGCCTCGATCCTGCGCTGGGAGGCGATCGTCAACGACCCGATCGGCGCGCTGTTCGCGGTGATCGCCTTCGAGGTCTATCTGGTCCTCCACACCGGCCACCAGGCCGAGAACCTGGTCTTCACCGTCCTGTTCGCCCTGGTGATCGCGATCCCGGGGGGCATCGCTGCCGGCCGCTTCCTCGCCTGGATGTTCGCGCGCGGCGAGGCGCCGGAATATCTCAAGGCGCCGATCCTGCTCGCCGCCGTGGTGGGCATGAACTCGCTGACCAACCTGGTGCTGGAGGAGGGCGGCCTGCTGACGGTGACGGTGATGGGCATCACCATGGCGAATGCCCGGATCGCCAGCCTCTCCGAACTGCGCCGGTTCAAGGAGACGATCACCATCCTGCTCGTCTCCGGCCTGTTCATCATCCTCACCGCGTCGCTGCAGCCGGAGATCATCGCCAGCCTCGAATGGCGCGTGCTCGGATTCCTGGCCGCGGTGCTGTTCGTGATCCGCCCGCTGGCGGTCTTCGTGGCGACGATCGGCGCCGGACTTTCCTGGCGCGAGCGGGTGCTGGTGGGCTGGATCGCGCCGCGCGGCATCGTGGCGACGGCGGTGGCCGGCCTGTTCGGCTCGACCCTCGCCGATCTCGGCGTCGTCGATGGCGACCGGATGATCGCCTATGTCTTCGCCGTCGTCGCGGTGACCATCCTGCTGCACGGCTTCACGCTCGGGCCGTTGTCGCGCCTCCTGGACCTGCGCTCGGCGGACCGGCCGGGCGTGCTGATCGTCGGCGCGTCGCGCTTCACCATCGCGCTGGCCCGCCGCCTGAAGGCGCAGGACGTGCCGGTGCTGATCGCCGACGCCAACTGGTCGCGCATCTCGCAGGCGCGGCTCGCCGAGATCGAGGCCTGGTACGGCGAAGTGCTGTCGGAAGCGGCGCACCACAACCTCAATCTCTCGCGCTTCGACTACCTGCTCGCGGCGACCGACAACGACGCCTACAACGCGCTGGTCTGCACCGACTTCGGGCCGGAGATGGGCCGCTCCGACGTGTTCCAGATCGGCAAGCTCGCCGAGTCCGACCGACGGGCGATGAACTTCACCATCGGCGGCCAGCCGCTGTTCAAGCCGGCCAAGGATTTCGCCGAGCTGCGCGACCTCATGGTGGATGGCTGGAACTTCCAGGCGACGCGGCTGACCGACGAGTTCGGATATGAGCGCTTCGTCGAGACCCGCGCCGAGGGCACCCATGTGATGCTGTGGATCCGGGCATCGGGCGTATTGGTGTTTGCCGCCGGCGAGGGCTCGGGCACGCCCGGCGAGGGCGACACGATCATCTCCTTCGGCCCGCGGCGCGCCGATCGCGAGCAGGAAAAGATCGTCAAGGCGACGACGACGGATCGCCAGACGCGGGCCGACAAGGCCCGCCAGACCGAAGAGGCGGTGAAACCCGGGGAGGTCGCCGGCTGA
- a CDS encoding MoxR family ATPase — protein MRFTGTESYVAGKDLMVAVNAAITLERPLLVKGEPGTGKTELAFQIAAALGLRLIQWTVKSTTKAAQGLYEYDAVSRLRDSQLGDARVNDIRNYIRPGKLWEAFASEERVVLLIDEIDKADIEFPNDLLQELDRMEFDVYETDETIRAKHRPIVVITSNNEKELPDAFLRRCFFHYIQFPDPETLARIVDVHHPGIKQDLVRAALTQFYEIREQPGVKKKPSTSEALDWIRLLVAEDIDAKDLRESPTKALPKLAGALLKNEQDVHLFERLAFLARGRG, from the coding sequence ATGCGCTTCACCGGAACCGAGAGCTACGTCGCCGGCAAGGATTTGATGGTGGCGGTCAACGCCGCGATCACGCTGGAGCGCCCGCTCCTCGTCAAGGGCGAGCCCGGCACCGGCAAGACCGAGCTTGCCTTCCAGATCGCCGCGGCGCTGGGGCTGCGGCTGATCCAGTGGACGGTGAAGTCGACCACCAAGGCGGCGCAGGGCCTCTACGAATACGACGCGGTGTCGCGGCTGCGCGACAGCCAGCTGGGCGACGCGCGGGTCAACGACATCCGCAACTACATCCGCCCCGGCAAGCTCTGGGAGGCCTTCGCCTCGGAGGAGCGCGTGGTCCTGTTGATCGACGAGATCGACAAGGCCGACATCGAGTTCCCCAACGACCTCCTGCAGGAGCTCGACCGCATGGAGTTCGACGTCTACGAGACCGACGAGACGATCCGCGCGAAGCACCGGCCGATCGTCGTGATCACCTCGAACAACGAGAAGGAGCTGCCGGACGCGTTCCTGCGCCGCTGCTTCTTCCACTACATCCAGTTTCCCGATCCCGAGACGCTGGCGCGCATCGTCGACGTCCACCATCCCGGCATCAAGCAGGACCTCGTCCGCGCCGCCCTCACCCAGTTCTACGAGATCCGCGAGCAGCCGGGCGTCAAGAAGAAGCCGTCGACCTCCGAGGCGCTGGACTGGATCCGGCTGCTGGTCGCCGAGGACATCGACGCCAAGGATCTGCGCGAGAGCCCGACCAAGGCCCTGCCGAAGCTCGCCGGGGCGCTGCTGAAAAACGAGCAGGACGTGCATCTCTTCGAGCGCCTGGCGTTCCTGGCAAGGGGTCGGGGATGA
- the cysS gene encoding cysteine--tRNA ligase, producing the protein MDDGFRGLTLWNTLTRRKEEFRPLAWQVPGVPEAERRVRMYVCGPTVYDFAHIGNARPVIVFDVLFRLLRHLYGAEAVTYVRNITDVDDKINARAGRDYPGLPLNEAIARVTSLTAEQFHKDVAALGCLPPTHEPRATDYVAGRTDGQDMVAMIATLIDKGHAYQAGGEVLFDVTSMPDYGRLSNRKLDEQRAGARVAVDSHKRNPGDFVLWKLSAENEPGWDSPWGRGRPGWHIECSVMSGALLGEVFDIHGGGLDLIFPHHENEIAQSRCAHGTDTMAQIWMHNGYLQVEGRKMAKSDGNFVTIDDLLHTENFGGRKWPGEVLRLAMLMTHYREPIDFSVKRLEEAEAILTRWRRIAAVENAAATAADPAFLRALTDDLDFGGALQVVHALFNQGRWAEAGAAAEQNAEVSGSGSGDPTDDQRRIGASAALACLTLVGIDLIVSNAVSDDVRAIIAERLELLRARNFAEADRIRDELLAQGIQLKDGKDPETGERITTWEVKR; encoded by the coding sequence ATGGATGACGGGTTTCGCGGCCTGACGCTCTGGAACACGCTGACGCGGCGCAAGGAGGAGTTCCGCCCGCTCGCCTGGCAGGTGCCGGGCGTTCCCGAAGCCGAGCGGCGGGTGCGCATGTATGTCTGCGGGCCAACCGTCTACGACTTCGCCCATATCGGCAACGCCCGCCCGGTCATCGTCTTCGACGTGCTGTTCCGGCTGCTGCGCCATCTCTACGGCGCCGAGGCCGTCACCTATGTGCGCAACATCACCGACGTCGACGACAAGATCAACGCGCGGGCGGGGCGCGACTATCCGGGCCTGCCGCTGAATGAGGCGATCGCCCGGGTGACGTCGCTGACCGCCGAGCAGTTCCACAAGGACGTCGCGGCGCTCGGCTGCCTGCCGCCGACGCATGAGCCGCGCGCCACCGACTACGTCGCCGGCCGCACCGACGGGCAGGACATGGTGGCGATGATCGCCACGCTGATCGACAAGGGCCACGCCTACCAGGCCGGCGGCGAGGTGCTGTTCGACGTCACCTCGATGCCGGACTACGGCCGGCTCTCCAACCGCAAGCTCGACGAGCAGCGCGCCGGCGCGCGCGTCGCCGTCGACAGCCACAAGCGCAATCCCGGCGATTTCGTCCTGTGGAAGCTCTCGGCCGAGAACGAGCCGGGCTGGGACTCGCCCTGGGGCCGCGGCCGGCCGGGCTGGCACATCGAATGCTCGGTGATGAGCGGCGCGCTGCTCGGCGAGGTCTTCGACATCCATGGCGGCGGGCTCGACCTGATCTTCCCGCACCACGAGAACGAGATCGCCCAGTCGCGCTGCGCCCACGGCACCGACACGATGGCGCAGATCTGGATGCACAACGGCTATCTGCAGGTCGAGGGCCGCAAGATGGCCAAGTCCGACGGCAACTTCGTCACCATCGACGATCTGCTGCACACGGAGAATTTCGGCGGGCGGAAATGGCCGGGCGAGGTGCTGCGCCTGGCGATGCTGATGACGCATTACCGCGAGCCGATCGACTTTTCGGTGAAGCGGCTGGAGGAGGCGGAGGCGATCCTGACCCGCTGGCGGCGCATCGCCGCCGTCGAGAACGCCGCCGCGACGGCGGCCGATCCGGCGTTCCTGCGGGCGCTGACGGACGACCTCGATTTCGGCGGCGCCCTGCAGGTCGTCCACGCGCTGTTCAACCAGGGACGATGGGCGGAGGCAGGCGCGGCGGCGGAGCAGAATGCCGAAGTATCAGGGTCTGGCTCGGGTGACCCCACCGACGACCAGAGGCGGATCGGCGCATCCGCCGCGCTCGCCTGCCTGACCCTCGTCGGCATCGATCTTATCGTGTCCAACGCCGTGTCGGACGACGTGCGGGCGATCATCGCCGAACGCCTCGAGCTCCTGCGCGCCAGAAACTTCGCCGAGGCGGACCGCATCCGCGACGAGCTGCTTGCGCAGGGGATTCAGCTGAAGGATGGCAAGGACCCGGAGACCGGCGAGCGCATCACCACCTGGGAAGTCAAGCGCTAG
- a CDS encoding NUDIX domain-containing protein — translation MPDRSARPLLGVSLCLSGEGRVLLVERGRDPYAGRLSLPGGGVDFGERLEEAARRELAEETGLVADALRFVTLHEAIGGQFHAVIAVFAGSLPAAAVPQAADDAASLHLLTLDEIEDAERLGRTTPGLADMARKAVNATLVH, via the coding sequence ATGCCCGATCGTTCCGCCCGCCCGCTGCTCGGCGTGTCGCTGTGCCTGTCCGGCGAAGGCCGCGTCCTTCTCGTCGAGCGCGGCCGCGACCCCTATGCGGGCCGGCTCAGCCTGCCGGGCGGCGGCGTCGATTTCGGCGAGCGGCTGGAGGAGGCGGCACGGCGCGAATTGGCCGAGGAGACCGGGCTCGTCGCCGACGCATTGCGGTTCGTCACGCTGCACGAGGCGATCGGAGGGCAGTTCCACGCGGTGATCGCGGTCTTCGCCGGTTCGCTACCCGCCGCGGCCGTGCCCCAGGCGGCCGACGACGCGGCGAGCCTGCACCTTCTGACGCTCGACGAGATCGAGGACGCCGAGCGGCTCGGACGGACCACGCCGGGGCTCGCCGACATGGCCCGCAAGGCCGTCAACGCCACGCTCGTCCACTGA
- a CDS encoding GNAT family N-acetyltransferase: MSAGVVIRPLAATDEAEWRRLWTAYLDFYEASVPEEVYATSFARMLSDEPNEFRGLIAEVDGRAVGLAHYLFHRHGWRIENVCYLQDLYADPDVRGTGVGRALIEAVYAAADEAGCPSVYWMTQDFNHTARQLYDRIGEKTPFIKYQRQR; the protein is encoded by the coding sequence ATGAGTGCCGGCGTGGTGATCCGCCCCCTAGCCGCCACCGACGAAGCCGAATGGCGCCGGCTGTGGACGGCCTATCTCGACTTCTACGAGGCGAGCGTCCCCGAGGAAGTCTACGCCACCAGCTTCGCGCGGATGCTGTCGGACGAGCCGAACGAATTTCGCGGCCTGATCGCCGAGGTCGACGGCCGGGCGGTGGGGCTTGCCCACTACCTCTTCCACCGCCACGGCTGGCGGATCGAGAACGTCTGCTACCTGCAGGACCTCTACGCCGACCCGGACGTGCGCGGCACCGGCGTCGGCCGGGCGCTGATCGAGGCGGTCTATGCCGCGGCCGATGAAGCGGGCTGCCCCAGCGTCTACTGGATGACGCAGGACTTCAATCATACGGCGCGCCAGCTCTACGACCGGATCGGCGAGAAGACGCCGTTCATCAAGTACCAGCGCCAGCGCTGA
- a CDS encoding 50S ribosomal protein L11 methyltransferase codes for MAQVRYHLVAGKAEAERLYSALDAAFEDEGAPVAMSEVDEAAERFEVSAYLEVADGEDRASEVAAALGRDSAEGIGREELPDRDWMADVLAALKPVRAGRFIVHGAHDRDKVAANDLSIEIEAGMAFGTGHHGTTAGCLSAIGRIVARRRPRNALDLGTGSAVLAIGIAKLARIPVLATDIDPVAVRVAAANVAGNHVAPFVTTAVATGFRARAIADRAPYDLIVANILAGPLMRLAPEFARHLARGGDVILSGILVSQRDRVLASFRIQGLYHRQTLVRGEWVTLHLTR; via the coding sequence ATGGCGCAGGTCCGCTACCATCTTGTCGCCGGCAAGGCCGAGGCCGAGCGGCTCTACTCTGCGCTGGACGCCGCCTTCGAGGACGAGGGCGCGCCGGTGGCGATGTCCGAGGTCGACGAGGCCGCCGAGCGCTTCGAGGTCTCGGCCTATCTCGAGGTCGCCGACGGCGAGGACAGGGCATCGGAGGTCGCCGCCGCCCTCGGCCGCGATTCCGCCGAGGGAATCGGCCGGGAGGAACTGCCGGACCGCGACTGGATGGCCGACGTGCTCGCCGCGCTGAAGCCCGTCCGGGCCGGCCGCTTCATCGTCCACGGCGCGCACGACCGCGACAAGGTGGCGGCCAACGACCTTTCCATCGAGATCGAGGCCGGCATGGCCTTCGGCACCGGCCACCACGGCACCACCGCCGGCTGCCTGTCCGCCATCGGCCGGATCGTCGCCCGCCGCCGGCCCCGCAACGCGCTCGACCTCGGCACCGGCAGCGCCGTGCTGGCGATCGGCATCGCCAAGCTGGCGCGCATTCCGGTGCTGGCGACCGACATCGATCCCGTCGCCGTCCGGGTGGCGGCGGCGAACGTCGCCGGCAACCATGTCGCCCCCTTCGTGACGACGGCGGTGGCCACCGGCTTCCGGGCCCGCGCCATCGCCGACCGGGCACCCTACGACCTGATCGTGGCGAACATCCTGGCCGGGCCGCTGATGCGCCTCGCGCCGGAATTCGCCCGGCACCTGGCGCGGGGCGGCGACGTCATCCTGTCGGGGATCCTGGTCAGCCAGCGCGACCGGGTGCTGGCCAGCTTCCGGATCCAGGGGCTCTACCATCGCCAGACGCTGGTGCGCGGCGAATGGGTGACGCTGCACCTGACGCGCTGA
- a CDS encoding PhzF family phenazine biosynthesis protein, with the protein MPTLPLYQVDAFTDRLFAGNPAAVVPLGAWLPDATMLAIAAENNLAETAFLVPAGAARWELRWFTPTVEVPLCGHATLASAFVLTQCLGETAGTLTFATRQSGELTVTRDADGWYVMRLPRRHAVGTVDAAGIDALAAALGARPTEAVIFAVPNDTSWLAVFASAAEITALAPDIRALAGLPPRNVIATAPGEPGSGVDFVSRMFAPKAGIDEDPVTGSAHCALAPYWAERLGKTGFLARQVSRRGGTLRCELDGDTVVVAGEAALYLTGEIAVPA; encoded by the coding sequence ATGCCGACGCTTCCGCTCTACCAGGTCGACGCCTTCACCGACCGGCTGTTTGCCGGCAACCCCGCTGCCGTGGTGCCGCTCGGTGCGTGGCTTCCCGACGCCACGATGCTGGCGATCGCGGCCGAGAACAATCTCGCCGAGACGGCCTTCCTGGTGCCCGCCGGCGCGGCGCGTTGGGAGCTGCGCTGGTTCACCCCGACCGTCGAAGTGCCGCTCTGCGGCCACGCGACGCTGGCCTCCGCCTTCGTCCTCACCCAGTGCCTCGGCGAAACCGCCGGAACGCTGACCTTCGCGACGCGCCAGTCGGGCGAGCTGACGGTGACGCGGGACGCTGACGGCTGGTACGTCATGCGGCTGCCGCGCCGCCACGCCGTCGGCACGGTCGACGCCGCCGGCATCGACGCGCTGGCCGCCGCGCTCGGCGCCCGGCCGACCGAGGCGGTGATCTTCGCGGTGCCGAACGACACGTCATGGCTGGCGGTGTTCGCCAGCGCCGCCGAGATTACCGCGCTGGCGCCGGACATCCGCGCCCTCGCCGGCCTGCCGCCGCGCAACGTCATCGCCACCGCGCCGGGCGAGCCCGGCTCCGGCGTCGACTTCGTCTCGCGCATGTTCGCGCCGAAGGCCGGCATCGACGAGGACCCGGTCACCGGCTCGGCGCATTGCGCGCTGGCTCCCTACTGGGCCGAGCGGCTCGGCAAGACCGGCTTCCTCGCCCGCCAGGTCTCGCGCCGCGGCGGCACGCTGCGCTGCGAGCTGGACGGCGACACGGTGGTCGTCGCCGGCGAGGCGGCGCTGTATCTCACCGGCGAGATCGCCGTCCCGGCGTGA
- a CDS encoding SOS response-associated peptidase codes for MCGRFTLTAPPDAVAELLALIDLDPFPPRYNIAPTQPILIAIGGEAERPGANRPNRRALLARWGLIPGWVKDVKSFPLLINARAETAAEKNAFRGAMRYRRCLVPASGFYEWRRQGKAKSEPHFLKPADGRPFAFAGLMETFQGPDGGQIDTAAILTTAASGPIAAIHDRTPIVVAEADYARWLDCRDHDPQAVADILSPPDDDFFEIVRVSDRVNKVANTGPDVQAPIEENAEATPVAATPPNGEAQGSLF; via the coding sequence ATGTGCGGACGCTTCACCCTGACGGCGCCACCCGACGCGGTCGCCGAACTGCTGGCCCTGATCGACCTCGACCCGTTCCCGCCGCGCTACAACATCGCCCCGACCCAGCCGATCCTGATCGCGATCGGCGGCGAGGCGGAGCGGCCCGGCGCCAACCGGCCGAACCGCCGGGCGCTGCTGGCGAGATGGGGGCTGATCCCCGGGTGGGTCAAGGACGTGAAGAGTTTTCCGCTGCTGATCAATGCGCGGGCGGAGACGGCGGCGGAGAAGAACGCCTTCCGCGGCGCCATGCGCTACCGCCGCTGCCTGGTGCCGGCCTCCGGCTTCTACGAGTGGCGCCGGCAGGGCAAGGCGAAGTCCGAGCCGCATTTCCTCAAACCTGCCGATGGGCGTCCCTTCGCCTTTGCCGGCCTGATGGAGACCTTTCAGGGGCCTGACGGCGGCCAGATCGACACCGCGGCGATCCTGACGACGGCGGCTTCGGGTCCGATCGCGGCGATTCATGACCGGACACCGATCGTGGTGGCCGAAGCCGATTACGCTCGGTGGCTGGACTGCCGGGACCATGACCCGCAGGCGGTGGCGGATATCCTGTCGCCGCCCGACGACGATTTCTTCGAGATCGTGCGGGTGTCGGACCGGGTGAACAAGGTCGCCAACACCGGCCCGGACGTGCAGGCACCGATCGAGGAAAACGCCGAGGCCACGCCCGTCGCGGCAACCCCGCCGAACGGCGAGGCGCAGGGCAGCCTGTTCTAA
- a CDS encoding ankyrin repeat domain-containing protein, producing the protein MTDEAMDPAAVEEATQALAARVFDAARNGDTDAIAAFLDQGLPVNFRNAKGDSLLMLASYHGHAALTGLLLTRGADPELVNDRGQTPLAGAAFKGELAIARLLLDHGARVDGAGPDGRTPLMMAAMFNRTELIDCLLERGADIVARTPEGATARDAAAVMGAAEAVALLDARLAAPR; encoded by the coding sequence ATGACCGACGAAGCCATGGATCCCGCCGCCGTCGAGGAAGCCACGCAGGCCCTGGCGGCGCGGGTGTTCGACGCCGCCCGCAATGGCGACACCGACGCGATCGCGGCGTTTCTCGACCAGGGCCTGCCGGTGAATTTCCGCAACGCCAAGGGCGACAGCCTGCTGATGCTGGCGAGCTATCACGGCCATGCGGCGCTGACCGGACTGCTGCTGACCCGCGGCGCCGACCCCGAGCTCGTCAACGATCGCGGCCAGACGCCGCTCGCCGGCGCCGCCTTCAAGGGCGAACTCGCGATCGCAAGGCTGCTGCTCGATCACGGCGCCAGGGTCGACGGGGCGGGGCCGGACGGGCGCACGCCGCTGATGATGGCGGCGATGTTCAACCGCACCGAACTCATCGACTGCCTGCTGGAGCGCGGGGCCGACATCGTTGCCCGCACCCCGGAGGGCGCCACGGCGCGGGATGCGGCGGCGGTGATGGGCGCGGCGGAGGCGGTTGCGCTGCTCGACGCACGGTTGGCGGCGCCGCGCTAG